In Mesorhizobium sp., one DNA window encodes the following:
- a CDS encoding sulfite exporter TauE/SafE family protein: MGIYLPIAEMSVNVFVLLAMGAAVGFLSGMFGVGGGFLITPLLIFYNIPPAIAVATGANQVIASSFSGTLAHLKRGTVDIKLGLVLLAGGIVGSSIGAYVFAILRSFGQLDLAISLLYVVFLGTVGGLMLIESLNAIRQARAGAAPALKKSGQHNWILRLPLKMRFRASKLFVSVIPVLGLGAGIGFLAAIMGVGGGFIMVPALIYLLKVPTNVVIGTSLFHIMFTTAYTTLVQSTLNQTVDIVLAFLLMVGGVAGAQYGAKMGQRLRGDQLRALLAALVLAVALRLAFDMFAAPGSVYLIASPDGS; the protein is encoded by the coding sequence GTGGGTATCTATCTCCCCATCGCCGAGATGTCGGTCAATGTATTCGTCCTGCTGGCGATGGGCGCGGCAGTCGGATTTCTGTCGGGCATGTTCGGCGTCGGCGGCGGTTTTCTGATCACGCCGCTGCTGATCTTCTACAACATTCCGCCGGCGATCGCGGTCGCAACAGGGGCCAATCAGGTCATCGCCTCGTCCTTCTCCGGCACGCTCGCGCACCTGAAGCGTGGCACGGTGGACATCAAACTCGGCCTCGTTCTGCTTGCCGGCGGCATCGTCGGCTCGTCCATCGGCGCCTATGTCTTCGCGATCCTGCGGTCGTTCGGCCAGCTGGATCTGGCGATCTCCCTGCTCTACGTCGTCTTCCTCGGGACCGTCGGCGGCCTGATGTTGATCGAGAGCCTGAACGCGATCCGCCAGGCGCGCGCGGGTGCCGCGCCGGCGCTGAAGAAATCCGGACAGCACAACTGGATCCTGCGCCTGCCGCTCAAGATGCGCTTTCGCGCCTCCAAACTGTTCGTCAGCGTCATACCCGTTCTGGGACTGGGCGCAGGCATTGGTTTCCTCGCCGCCATCATGGGCGTCGGCGGCGGCTTCATCATGGTGCCGGCGCTGATCTACCTGTTGAAGGTGCCTACAAACGTGGTCATCGGCACGTCGCTGTTCCACATCATGTTCACCACAGCCTACACGACGCTGGTGCAGTCGACGCTTAACCAGACCGTCGACATCGTGCTCGCTTTCCTGCTGATGGTGGGCGGCGTTGCCGGCGCGCAATACGGCGCGAAGATGGGCCAGCGGCTGCGCGGGGACCAGTTGCGCGCGCTTCTGGCTGCGCTGGTTCTGGCGGTCGCACTGCGTCTCGCCTTCGATATGTTCGCGGCGCCCGGCAGCGTCTACCTCATCGCCTCGCCGGACGGAAGCTAG
- a CDS encoding peptidoglycan-binding protein, whose translation MSSKRSYLESLNAGRQRRTSSTIEEIGRTLDAIGARLDRTKDEPRPQLRATDRNASWPAGHHPPYQDDLLSRGRSPHYRAGLETSMQDLARTMESSRRQEEGIASISRIASELEGVREELRQQLSGGLRREFEALRADIERTYANAATGPQGVDLTGELERLSDAIGALARRSDDRGIGMLRAELDQVRETMDRLAREESVHAVERRWDEFDRRFDAFEERVSASGEMRGSDPAIEALTARLEQISEAVNNLPESLSLRTMEDKVRTLAGAVEQFARQQHGAGPDSFALIEERLDEISRAIVASSVAVQSQAPQVEQFERIEARIASLARQIDELNDDRPSGEIIDRINMLSLRVDEMARRAVMPDAALDQLARQVASIAEKVDSGFAPQEAERVVRGLEGRFTALSDMLQTQSEATTRGQTIFRELESRLEELAARFDQPQGDAIMEAIDARFEELSRRFDQSVASQDRSAISGLEARLEDISTRLEQSSREVASIDPDLIRSLENQVAGLSDHLRKPQAALPEFEDIGPRLEQIEKSIAGSREAILESARAVAENTIRQIAGNMDTPAVAALSQDLRALDNLARRSDERNARTFEAIHDTLLKIVDRLGTLESGKVAPTPAFQSLAETPPLEPADSLDAMGPPTAPPARTWTPAEAAAAAASAAIDDEIDAEPRTETAAKRSMLSGLARAFAGRKDAAKAAAVSTAGEPPLQPVAPEVDLDEPIDPKAANRPLEPGSGAPDLSMIMKRVRDERGKSLQPSDTEAAKSDFIAAARRAAQAAAAEAETRKKGIAITGVTTSAGLGGIFRNHRKTALMAAGGVVLALAGLQLGKAFLADGEPMAVSDTSTPQVASSGPIGDELETKAGADVAAVPRTVEPSEPIAEAVPAVAEDVKDPEATSSLPPDTAAPVAAEEEVAEAAAPEPIVVPADAGPLPLREAAEAGDPKALFEIGGRYAEGRGTKADLAEAAKWYERAADAGFAPAQYRIGNFYEKGTGVARDVAKAKTWYQMAAEQGNASAMHNLAVLFAMGADGTTDNESAGRWFTKAAELGVKDSQFNLGILSAKGVGVPQNLEESYKWFALVAKSGDKDAAQKRDEVANALRPEQLQRARASAELWKPKELDLESNDITIPDAWTESPSKTASIDMKQAVRNIQLILNKNGYDAGGADGVMGAKTTEAITRFQKDNGMQPTGKVTEELVRALLAKK comes from the coding sequence ATGAGCAGCAAGCGGTCCTATCTCGAGTCCCTGAATGCCGGGCGGCAAAGGCGCACGAGCTCCACGATCGAGGAAATCGGGCGCACGCTCGATGCGATCGGGGCCCGCCTCGACCGGACGAAGGACGAGCCCAGACCGCAGCTGCGCGCGACGGATCGCAATGCATCCTGGCCGGCCGGTCACCATCCGCCCTACCAGGACGATCTGCTTTCCCGTGGACGCTCGCCGCACTACCGGGCCGGACTGGAGACCTCGATGCAGGATCTCGCCCGCACCATGGAGAGCAGCCGACGTCAGGAAGAGGGCATCGCCTCGATTTCGAGGATTGCCTCGGAGCTCGAGGGCGTGCGCGAGGAACTGCGCCAGCAGCTTTCGGGAGGTCTGCGCCGTGAATTCGAGGCGCTACGGGCCGATATCGAGCGAACTTATGCGAACGCGGCCACGGGCCCGCAGGGCGTCGACCTGACGGGCGAACTGGAGCGGTTGTCCGACGCGATCGGGGCGCTGGCCCGGCGCAGCGACGATCGCGGCATCGGCATGCTCAGGGCGGAGCTCGACCAGGTGCGGGAGACGATGGATCGGCTGGCGCGCGAGGAGTCGGTCCACGCTGTGGAGCGCCGCTGGGACGAATTCGACCGCCGCTTCGACGCGTTCGAGGAGCGCGTCTCCGCGAGCGGGGAGATGCGCGGGTCGGATCCTGCAATCGAAGCACTCACCGCGCGGCTGGAACAGATCAGCGAGGCGGTCAACAACCTGCCCGAGTCGCTGTCCCTGCGCACGATGGAAGACAAGGTGCGAACGCTGGCCGGAGCGGTCGAGCAGTTCGCACGCCAGCAGCACGGTGCCGGTCCGGACTCGTTCGCGCTGATCGAGGAACGTCTCGACGAGATTTCGCGCGCCATCGTGGCATCGTCGGTGGCCGTCCAGTCGCAAGCCCCCCAGGTCGAGCAGTTCGAGCGCATCGAGGCACGCATCGCCTCGCTGGCCCGGCAGATCGACGAGCTGAATGACGATCGGCCGAGCGGCGAGATCATCGACCGCATCAATATGCTGTCGCTTCGCGTCGACGAAATGGCGAGACGCGCCGTCATGCCCGACGCCGCGCTGGACCAACTCGCTCGTCAGGTCGCCTCGATCGCCGAGAAGGTCGATTCCGGTTTCGCGCCACAGGAAGCCGAACGCGTCGTCCGCGGGCTCGAGGGCCGTTTCACCGCGCTCTCGGACATGCTGCAGACGCAAAGCGAGGCAACGACGCGTGGCCAGACGATATTCCGCGAGCTTGAAAGCCGGCTGGAGGAACTCGCCGCCCGCTTCGACCAGCCGCAAGGCGACGCCATCATGGAGGCGATCGACGCCCGCTTCGAAGAACTGTCGCGTCGCTTCGACCAGTCTGTCGCGTCCCAGGACCGGTCGGCGATCAGCGGCCTGGAAGCGCGCCTCGAGGACATTTCGACGAGGCTGGAACAGTCCTCGCGAGAGGTCGCAAGCATCGATCCCGACCTGATCCGCAGCCTCGAGAACCAGGTCGCCGGCCTGTCCGACCACCTGCGCAAGCCGCAGGCCGCGCTGCCCGAATTTGAAGACATCGGGCCACGCCTGGAGCAGATTGAGAAATCGATCGCCGGGAGCCGCGAGGCGATCCTCGAGTCGGCCCGCGCGGTTGCCGAGAATACGATACGGCAGATCGCCGGCAATATGGACACGCCGGCCGTGGCGGCGCTGTCGCAGGATCTGCGCGCGCTCGACAACCTCGCACGCCGGTCGGACGAGCGGAATGCCCGCACCTTCGAGGCAATCCACGACACGCTGTTGAAGATCGTCGACCGTCTCGGCACGCTCGAGTCCGGCAAGGTGGCCCCCACGCCCGCCTTCCAGTCGCTGGCGGAGACACCGCCGCTCGAACCAGCCGACAGCCTCGATGCCATGGGTCCTCCCACCGCTCCGCCGGCCAGGACGTGGACCCCGGCCGAAGCCGCGGCAGCAGCCGCGTCCGCCGCGATCGACGATGAGATCGACGCGGAGCCGCGCACCGAGACGGCCGCGAAGCGCTCTATGTTGAGCGGGCTTGCGCGCGCCTTCGCTGGCCGCAAGGATGCAGCCAAGGCGGCCGCGGTATCGACGGCGGGCGAGCCTCCTCTCCAGCCAGTCGCTCCCGAGGTCGATCTCGACGAGCCGATCGATCCGAAAGCGGCCAACCGGCCGCTGGAGCCCGGATCCGGCGCTCCCGACTTGAGCATGATCATGAAGCGGGTCCGCGATGAGCGAGGCAAATCGCTGCAGCCGAGCGATACCGAGGCGGCCAAGTCCGACTTCATCGCTGCCGCCCGGCGCGCGGCGCAGGCCGCGGCGGCTGAGGCCGAGACCCGCAAGAAGGGTATCGCCATCACCGGTGTGACGACATCGGCGGGCCTCGGCGGCATCTTCAGGAACCATCGCAAGACCGCTCTGATGGCCGCCGGCGGTGTCGTGCTCGCGCTGGCGGGATTGCAGCTCGGCAAGGCCTTCCTTGCGGATGGGGAACCGATGGCGGTGTCGGACACCTCCACCCCGCAGGTCGCAAGTTCCGGCCCGATCGGCGATGAGCTCGAAACGAAAGCAGGCGCCGACGTTGCCGCCGTTCCCCGCACCGTCGAGCCGTCGGAACCCATCGCCGAGGCGGTCCCGGCCGTTGCCGAGGATGTGAAGGATCCGGAGGCGACCTCTTCCTTGCCGCCCGATACCGCAGCGCCGGTCGCGGCCGAAGAGGAGGTCGCCGAGGCTGCGGCGCCGGAACCGATCGTCGTCCCGGCCGACGCCGGCCCGCTACCGTTGCGGGAAGCCGCCGAGGCAGGCGACCCCAAGGCGCTGTTCGAGATCGGCGGCCGCTACGCCGAGGGCCGTGGCACCAAGGCCGATCTGGCGGAAGCGGCGAAATGGTACGAGCGCGCCGCAGACGCCGGCTTTGCTCCGGCGCAGTATCGCATCGGCAATTTCTACGAAAAAGGAACCGGCGTCGCCCGCGACGTCGCCAAAGCCAAGACTTGGTACCAGATGGCCGCCGAACAGGGAAATGCGAGCGCCATGCACAATCTTGCCGTCCTGTTCGCAATGGGGGCCGACGGCACGACCGACAACGAGTCCGCCGGGCGCTGGTTCACCAAAGCCGCCGAGCTCGGCGTGAAGGACAGTCAGTTCAACCTCGGCATTCTTTCCGCCAAAGGGGTCGGCGTGCCGCAGAACCTGGAAGAGTCCTATAAATGGTTCGCGCTCGTGGCCAAGAGCGGCGACAAGGATGCTGCCCAGAAGCGCGACGAGGTGGCGAATGCGCTCCGGCCCGAACAGCTGCAGCGCGCCCGCGCTTCGGCCGAGCTCTGGAAGCCAAAGGAGCTCGACCTCGAGTCCAACGACATCACCATCCCGGACGCGTGGACGGAGAGCCCGTCGAAGACCGCCAGCATCGACATGAAACAGGCTGTTCGCAACATCCAGCTCATCCTGAACAAGAACGGATATGACGCGGGCGGTGCCGACGGCGTGATGGGCGCGAAGACGACCGAGGCGATCACGAGGTTCCAGAAAGACAACGGGATGCAGCCTACGGGTAAGGTGACGGAAGAGCTGGTCCGGGCGCTCCTTGCGAAGAAGTAG
- a CDS encoding type II toxin-antitoxin system MqsA family antitoxin produces MKGSTKFGRDLIQAMSEVLAHAKGEDVPGMRIHHVDVEKVDAKAVRHKLKLTQDRMAMLLGTSTSGYRKWEQGQRVPSGAARTLLKVMDKEPDAVLRALNAL; encoded by the coding sequence ATGAAGGGATCGACGAAATTCGGTCGCGATTTAATTCAGGCGATGTCCGAAGTTCTCGCCCACGCCAAGGGCGAGGACGTGCCTGGGATGCGCATCCATCACGTTGACGTCGAGAAGGTCGACGCCAAGGCGGTAAGACATAAGCTCAAGCTGACGCAGGACCGCATGGCCATGCTGCTCGGCACGAGCACGTCGGGCTATCGCAAGTGGGAGCAGGGGCAGCGGGTGCCCAGTGGTGCTGCGCGGACACTCCTCAAGGTGATGGACAAGGAGCCCGACGCGGTCCTGCGTGCCCTCAATGCACTCTGA
- a CDS encoding MerR family DNA-binding transcriptional regulator, which yields MKLVLAGDPAVNAFENGSHEASSETGEDFARIGDMAKEFGVTLRTLRFYEDKGLLNPKREGTTRLYTRRDRARLRLILLGRKIGFTLRDVKQMIDLYDPNGSNVKQLKVVLDKSEKQMGRLVKQRQELDEAIDDLTKVIESARATLANRQPVAANG from the coding sequence ATGAAACTGGTCCTGGCGGGCGATCCCGCCGTCAATGCGTTTGAAAATGGCTCCCACGAGGCGTCCTCCGAAACAGGCGAGGATTTCGCCCGCATCGGCGACATGGCCAAAGAGTTCGGCGTCACGCTGCGCACTCTGCGCTTCTATGAGGACAAAGGTCTTCTCAATCCGAAGCGTGAAGGCACGACGCGCCTCTATACGCGCCGCGACCGTGCCCGTCTCCGCCTCATCCTTCTCGGACGCAAGATCGGTTTCACTCTTCGCGACGTGAAGCAGATGATCGACCTCTACGATCCGAACGGCTCCAACGTCAAGCAGCTCAAAGTCGTTCTCGACAAGTCCGAAAAGCAGATGGGCAGATTGGTCAAGCAGCGTCAGGAACTGGACGAGGCGATCGATGATCTGACGAAAGTGATCGAGAGCGCCCGCGCGACCCTGGCCAACCGCCAGCCGGTCGCCGCCAACGGCTGA
- a CDS encoding DUF3429 domain-containing protein: MESEGGPEHVLRGPAMKLSLAGCVPLLVLTLWLVSIPQDHVWRTDTIVLLKTYAALVASFLGGIRFGLAVAKDEKGQRLALAATAVPLALAWIAVVLGEPGSFALLAVAFAAQGAWDSIAAHRGAAPAWFGRMRVPLTALVVAIMVAAFLATA; encoded by the coding sequence ATGGAAAGCGAAGGCGGACCGGAACACGTCCTGCGAGGCCCGGCGATGAAGCTCTCGCTGGCGGGCTGCGTTCCGCTCCTCGTGCTGACCCTCTGGCTGGTTTCCATCCCGCAGGACCATGTCTGGCGGACCGACACGATCGTCCTGCTCAAGACATATGCCGCCCTGGTGGCATCCTTTCTAGGCGGTATCCGGTTCGGTTTGGCGGTTGCCAAGGACGAGAAAGGCCAACGCCTGGCGCTGGCTGCCACGGCCGTCCCGCTGGCGCTCGCCTGGATCGCCGTCGTCCTTGGCGAACCGGGCTCGTTCGCCTTGCTCGCGGTCGCATTCGCCGCGCAGGGCGCCTGGGACAGCATCGCGGCCCATCGCGGCGCCGCACCGGCCTGGTTCGGTCGGATGCGCGTGCCGCTGACGGCTCTCGTCGTCGCCATCATGGTCGCAGCGTTTCTGGCGACGGCCTAA
- a CDS encoding ligase-associated DNA damage response DEXH box helicase produces the protein MTQQTTIRSQASPAHLPEPFLDWFAKRGWSPRAHQIELLSRSQAGRSVLLIAPTGAGKTLAGFLPSLVDLAERPKRKPGEGFRGIHTLYISPLKALAVDIERNLGKPVGEMRLPVTIETRTGDTPTHKRQRQKLDPPDILLTTPEQLALLISGKDAKRFFSGLRYVVLDELHSLVTSKRGHLLSLGLARLRRLAPRLQTVGLSATVAEPDELRRWLVAQNHTGLLGSPPPLTPSHKGEGDGNGPAALTEADTNASARMSPSPLWGGVRGGGNETETPDEYLADLITVEGGAKPVITILESDERVPWAGHSARYAIPAVYDEIRRHRTTLLFVNTRSQAEMLFQELWRINDDSLPIALHHGSLDVAQRRKVEKAMEAGSLRAIVATSTLDLGIDWGDVDLVVHVGAPKGASRLAQRIGRSNHRMDEPSRAILVPANRFEVMECRAALEANYLGAQDTPPLVDGALDVLAQHILGCACAEPFRADDLYDEIRSAAPYARLDRQTFDQAVDFVATGGYALRTYERYARIRLTKDGTWRVSHPRVAQQYRLNVGTIVEAAYLNVRYVRSGRGAAGRGGPVLGKIEEGFLETIAPGDTFLFAGKVLKFEGIRENECFVSNATGLDARIPVYAGGKFPLSTYLADEVRGMLADPKRWQSLPDQVSDWLRLQRDKSVLPRRSDLLVETFPRGNRFYMVAYPFEGRLAHQTLGMLLTRRMERMGVQPLGFVASDYAIAVWSMRDVGEMVDTRRVALADLFDEDMLGDDLEAWLAESWLLKRTFRNCAVISGLIEKRHPGQEKTGRQVTVSADLIYDVLRAHEPDHILLKATRADAATGLLDIHRLAEMLSRVKGRIVHKHLERISPLAVPIMLDIGKERVNGGAADALLQDTEDDLIEEAMG, from the coding sequence GTGACGCAACAGACGACCATCCGCTCGCAAGCTTCGCCCGCGCATCTCCCCGAACCGTTCCTGGATTGGTTCGCGAAGCGCGGCTGGTCGCCGCGCGCCCATCAGATCGAGTTGTTGTCCAGGTCGCAGGCCGGCAGGTCCGTCCTGCTTATCGCCCCGACCGGGGCGGGCAAGACGCTGGCCGGCTTCCTGCCGTCGCTGGTCGACCTGGCCGAGAGGCCGAAGCGCAAACCGGGCGAGGGCTTTCGCGGCATCCATACGCTCTACATCTCGCCGCTCAAGGCGCTCGCCGTCGACATCGAGCGCAACCTCGGCAAGCCGGTCGGGGAGATGCGGCTGCCGGTGACGATTGAGACACGCACCGGCGACACGCCGACCCACAAGCGCCAGCGCCAGAAGCTCGACCCGCCCGACATCCTGCTGACCACGCCCGAACAGCTGGCCTTGCTGATCTCGGGCAAGGATGCGAAGCGGTTCTTCTCCGGCCTGCGCTATGTGGTGCTGGACGAACTGCACTCGCTGGTCACCTCCAAGCGCGGCCACCTCCTGTCGCTTGGCCTTGCCCGCCTGCGCCGTCTTGCGCCGCGGCTGCAGACGGTGGGCCTCTCTGCCACTGTCGCGGAACCGGACGAGTTGAGGCGGTGGCTGGTGGCGCAAAACCATACAGGTTTGCTCGGCTCACCCCCACCACTGACTCCTTCCCACAAGGGGGAGGGGGACGGCAACGGCCCCGCCGCGCTTACCGAGGCAGATACGAATGCGAGCGCACGGATGTCCCCCTCCCCCTTGTGGGGAGGAGTCAGGGGTGGGGGTAATGAGACCGAGACGCCGGATGAGTATCTCGCCGACCTGATCACGGTCGAAGGCGGTGCCAAGCCCGTCATCACCATCCTCGAGAGCGACGAGCGCGTGCCGTGGGCCGGGCACTCCGCACGATATGCCATTCCCGCCGTCTACGACGAGATCCGGAGGCACAGGACGACATTGCTCTTCGTCAACACGCGCAGCCAGGCCGAGATGCTGTTCCAGGAGCTGTGGCGGATCAACGACGACTCGCTGCCGATCGCGCTGCATCACGGATCGCTCGACGTGGCCCAGCGGCGCAAGGTCGAAAAGGCGATGGAAGCGGGCTCGCTGCGCGCCATCGTCGCGACCTCGACGCTCGATCTCGGCATCGACTGGGGCGATGTCGACCTCGTCGTCCATGTCGGCGCGCCGAAGGGGGCGAGCCGTCTGGCGCAGCGCATCGGCCGCTCCAACCACCGCATGGACGAGCCGTCGCGCGCAATTCTGGTACCGGCCAACCGCTTCGAGGTGATGGAATGCCGCGCCGCGCTCGAAGCCAACTATCTCGGCGCGCAGGACACGCCGCCGCTGGTTGACGGCGCGCTCGACGTGCTTGCTCAGCATATCCTGGGCTGCGCCTGCGCCGAACCGTTTCGGGCGGACGACCTTTACGACGAGATCCGCTCCGCCGCACCCTATGCCCGCCTCGACCGGCAGACATTCGACCAGGCGGTCGATTTCGTCGCCACCGGCGGTTATGCGCTGCGCACCTACGAGCGCTACGCCCGCATCCGGCTGACCAAGGACGGCACATGGCGCGTCAGCCATCCGCGTGTCGCCCAGCAGTACAGGCTGAATGTCGGCACCATCGTCGAGGCCGCCTATCTCAACGTGCGCTACGTCCGCTCCGGCAGAGGTGCGGCAGGGCGCGGCGGGCCGGTGCTGGGCAAGATCGAAGAAGGTTTTCTCGAAACCATCGCACCGGGCGACACCTTCCTTTTCGCCGGCAAAGTGCTGAAGTTCGAGGGCATCCGCGAGAACGAGTGCTTCGTCTCCAACGCGACCGGGCTGGACGCCCGCATCCCGGTCTATGCCGGCGGTAAGTTCCCGCTCTCGACCTACCTCGCCGACGAGGTGCGCGGCATGCTGGCCGATCCGAAGCGCTGGCAGAGCCTGCCGGATCAGGTGTCGGACTGGCTGCGTCTCCAACGCGACAAGTCGGTCTTGCCCCGGCGCAGCGACCTGCTGGTCGAGACCTTTCCGCGCGGCAACCGGTTCTACATGGTCGCCTATCCGTTCGAGGGCAGGCTGGCGCACCAGACGCTCGGCATGCTGCTGACGCGGCGGATGGAGCGCATGGGCGTCCAGCCGCTCGGCTTCGTGGCGTCTGACTATGCGATTGCGGTGTGGTCCATGCGCGATGTGGGCGAGATGGTGGACACGCGCCGCGTCGCGCTCGCCGACCTCTTCGACGAGGACATGCTGGGCGACGATCTGGAAGCCTGGCTGGCGGAGAGCTGGCTACTCAAGCGCACCTTCCGCAACTGCGCCGTGATCTCGGGCCTGATCGAGAAACGTCATCCTGGCCAGGAGAAGACGGGACGCCAGGTGACCGTCTCGGCCGACCTTATTTACGACGTGCTGCGTGCTCACGAGCCCGATCACATCCTGCTCAAGGCGACGCGGGCGGACGCCGCCACCGGCCTGCTCGACATTCACCGCCTCGCCGAAATGCTGTCGCGCGTGAAGGGTCGAATCGTGCATAAGCATCTGGAGCGCATTTCGCCGCTCGCCGTGCCGATCATGCTCGACATCGGCAAGGAGCGCGTGAACGGCGGCGCGGCCGACGCGCTGCTGCAAGACACCGAAGACGATTTGATCGAAGAGGCAATGGGCTGA
- a CDS encoding TIGR02186 family protein, producing the protein MRRAALLVGMMLGLAPALSAAPLQALAQQEVPAQVPENIQIGLSTNRVTITSDFSGADLTIFGAIDNSDPQISRQGGYDVIVVLEGPAQPLVIWRRARILGVWVNAQSQSFVNVPLSYSVATTRAPQDITNPDSYRRLSLGASYIYLQPEDRAGNPATIAEFTAALRERKLAAGLYSENIGGVQFLSQTLFRATLNLPPNVPVGTHKARAFLFRNGEFMKETSSSLAIVKAGFEQTVYRTAHEQSFLYGLLAVAIAMLTGWMGRLIFRKD; encoded by the coding sequence ATGCGCCGCGCCGCGCTCCTTGTCGGCATGATGCTGGGCTTGGCGCCGGCCTTGTCCGCCGCGCCGCTGCAAGCACTCGCCCAGCAGGAAGTGCCCGCCCAGGTGCCGGAGAATATCCAGATCGGCCTGTCGACCAATCGCGTCACGATCACCTCGGACTTCTCTGGCGCGGACCTGACGATCTTCGGCGCAATCGACAATTCGGATCCGCAGATCAGCCGCCAGGGCGGCTATGACGTCATCGTGGTCCTCGAGGGCCCGGCGCAGCCGCTGGTGATCTGGCGGCGGGCACGTATCCTCGGAGTCTGGGTCAATGCCCAGTCGCAGAGCTTCGTCAACGTGCCGCTGTCCTATTCTGTGGCGACGACGCGCGCGCCGCAGGATATCACCAACCCCGACAGCTACAGGCGCCTGTCGCTCGGCGCCTCCTATATCTACCTGCAACCGGAGGACCGCGCCGGCAACCCGGCCACCATTGCCGAGTTCACCGCGGCCCTGCGTGAGCGGAAGCTCGCGGCCGGTCTCTACAGCGAGAATATCGGCGGCGTTCAGTTCCTCTCCCAGACGCTCTTCCGTGCCACGCTCAACCTGCCGCCCAACGTTCCGGTGGGAACCCACAAGGCGCGCGCGTTCCTGTTCCGCAACGGCGAGTTCATGAAGGAAACCTCGTCCAGCCTCGCCATAGTCAAGGCAGGTTTCGAGCAGACGGTGTATCGCACAGCGCACGAGCAGAGCTTCCTCTACGGCCTGCTCGCCGTGGCGATCGCGATGCTGACCGGCTGGATGGGCCGGCTGATCTTCCGCAAGGACTGA
- a CDS encoding type II toxin-antitoxin system RelE/ParE family toxin — protein MQTVAETALFTKQAEKLFSPDEKSNVIDLLASDPSVGDEIPGTGGVRKVRVAAGGKGKRGGARVIYYWYSEAAPIYALMVYGKGTKTDLTPQDAKIVSEFAAATKALERRRRR, from the coding sequence ATGCAAACGGTCGCTGAGACGGCGTTGTTTACAAAACAGGCGGAGAAGCTCTTTTCCCCTGATGAGAAATCTAACGTTATAGATCTGCTCGCGTCCGACCCCTCGGTGGGCGACGAAATACCCGGTACGGGTGGCGTCCGAAAAGTGCGCGTGGCTGCTGGCGGGAAAGGTAAGCGGGGCGGCGCGCGGGTCATATATTATTGGTACAGCGAAGCTGCGCCGATCTATGCGCTAATGGTCTACGGCAAGGGCACGAAGACAGATCTTACTCCTCAGGATGCCAAGATCGTGTCCGAGTTTGCAGCGGCGACCAAAGCGTTGGAACGCAGGAGACGAAGATGA
- the pdeM gene encoding ligase-associated DNA damage response endonuclease PdeM, whose product MLARRYEAETFSAGVAIAGEEAFCERRGALFFPDHGLLAVSDLHLEKGSAYARRGVFLPPYDTAETLTKLESVIADFDPRVVVSLGDSFHDRVGSSHMPSIFRDRLERMMRGRDWLWVTGNHDPDAPENLSGTSVTEVALGGLRFRHEPTAGRSAGEIAGHLHPGARIVRQGKSVRRPCFASDGLRMIMPAFGALTGSLNVLDRAYAGLFDWRSFRAHVLGAERVYALNRSVLFPG is encoded by the coding sequence ATGCTGGCGCGACGATACGAGGCGGAGACGTTTTCCGCGGGCGTCGCGATCGCTGGCGAGGAAGCGTTCTGCGAGCGGCGCGGCGCGCTGTTCTTTCCGGACCATGGTCTTCTCGCCGTGTCCGACCTGCATCTCGAGAAAGGCTCCGCCTATGCCCGGCGCGGCGTCTTCCTCCCGCCCTATGACACGGCCGAAACGCTGACGAAGCTCGAATCGGTGATCGCGGATTTCGACCCCCGTGTCGTCGTCAGCCTCGGCGACAGCTTTCACGACCGGGTCGGCTCGTCGCACATGCCGTCGATCTTCCGCGATCGGTTGGAGCGGATGATGCGCGGCCGCGACTGGCTCTGGGTCACCGGCAATCACGATCCCGACGCGCCCGAAAATCTTTCGGGGACGAGCGTCACCGAGGTCGCTCTCGGTGGCTTGAGATTCCGCCACGAGCCGACCGCCGGCCGAAGCGCCGGCGAGATCGCCGGCCATCTCCACCCGGGCGCCCGCATCGTGCGGCAGGGCAAGTCCGTCCGGCGGCCATGTTTCGCCAGCGACGGGCTGCGCATGATCATGCCGGCCTTCGGCGCCTTGACCGGCTCGCTCAACGTGCTGGACCGCGCCTATGCCGGCCTGTTCGACTGGCGCTCCTTCCGGGCGCACGTCCTCGGCGCCGAGCGCGTCTATGCGCTCAACCGATCGGTCCTGTTTCCCGGTTAG